A single window of Streptomyces griseoviridis DNA harbors:
- a CDS encoding NUDIX domain-containing protein yields the protein MTVRPVVKRTARAVLLDGDDLILIKRTKPGVDPYWVTPGGGVEAEDTTVVDALHREVHEELGAKIIDVVPCFVDTVEHIGADAATTGVKVQHFFVCRLESMDISQRHGPEMDEPAGEYEIVRVPFTRVGIASVHLVPLSLRHYLDGNIEGVRAMHAPDLG from the coding sequence ATGACCGTCCGACCCGTGGTCAAGCGCACCGCACGTGCCGTCCTGCTGGACGGCGACGACCTGATCCTGATCAAGCGCACCAAGCCAGGTGTCGATCCCTACTGGGTGACCCCCGGTGGCGGGGTCGAGGCCGAGGACACGACCGTCGTCGACGCCCTGCACCGCGAGGTGCACGAGGAACTCGGCGCCAAGATCATCGACGTGGTCCCCTGCTTCGTCGACACCGTCGAACACATCGGCGCGGACGCCGCGACGACCGGCGTGAAGGTGCAGCACTTCTTCGTCTGCCGCCTGGAGTCCATGGACATCTCGCAGCGCCACGGCCCCGAGATGGACGAGCCGGCCGGGGAGTACGAGATCGTCCGGGTGCCCTTCACCCGCGTCGGGATCGCCTCGGTCCACCTGGTGCCGCTGTCGCTGCGCCACTACCTGGACGGCAACATCGAGGGCGTCCGCGCGATGCACGCCCCCGACCTGGGCTGA
- a CDS encoding GNAT family N-acetyltransferase, translating into MPTPSVNTLSIRRLTLRDLTACADLSEDRGWPREEHKWGFLLASGKAYGIDDPDGGLVSACVLTEYGPRERPDLGAVGMVLVAERHARRGIGRHLMRHVVATAGTTPLTLYATPDGRPLYEELGFKVTGRAEMLRGRFTPGGSAPTVATRPATAEDLTRIVRLDEEVFGVDRTHLITRLPAFADRLRVAEESGRLIGYAAAWPNMDTHVVGPLIARDTETAKALIGALAEQSDRPLRTDIDVRHEALLAWAKERGLASVAFNSVMTYGINDLPGDWTRRFAPLTVAAG; encoded by the coding sequence GTGCCGACTCCTTCCGTCAACACTCTTTCCATTCGCCGTCTGACGCTCCGGGATCTCACCGCCTGCGCCGACTTGTCCGAGGACCGGGGGTGGCCGCGCGAGGAGCACAAGTGGGGCTTCCTCCTCGCCTCCGGGAAGGCCTACGGCATCGACGACCCCGACGGCGGTCTCGTCAGCGCCTGCGTCCTCACGGAGTACGGACCCCGCGAGCGACCGGACCTGGGCGCCGTCGGCATGGTGCTGGTCGCCGAACGGCACGCCCGCCGGGGCATCGGGCGCCACCTGATGCGCCATGTCGTCGCGACGGCGGGCACCACCCCGCTGACCCTGTACGCGACCCCCGACGGCCGCCCGCTCTACGAGGAACTGGGCTTCAAGGTCACCGGCCGGGCCGAGATGCTGCGCGGGCGCTTCACGCCCGGTGGCTCCGCCCCGACGGTCGCCACCCGCCCGGCCACCGCCGAGGACCTGACCCGGATCGTCCGGCTCGACGAGGAGGTGTTCGGGGTCGACCGCACCCACCTCATCACCCGGCTGCCCGCCTTCGCCGACCGGCTGCGCGTCGCCGAGGAGAGTGGCCGGCTCATCGGGTACGCGGCCGCCTGGCCCAACATGGACACCCACGTCGTCGGCCCGCTGATCGCCCGGGACACGGAGACGGCCAAGGCGTTGATCGGCGCGCTCGCCGAGCAGAGCGACCGCCCGCTGCGCACCGACATCGACGTGCGCCACGAGGCACTGCTGGCCTGGGCCAAGGAGCGCGGGCTGGCGTCCGTCGCCTTCAACTCGGTGATGACGTACGGCATCAACGATCTGCCCGGCGACTGGACCCGGAGGTTCGCTCCCCTGACGGTCGCGGCCGGCTGA
- a CDS encoding low molecular weight protein-tyrosine-phosphatase, with protein MTYHVCFVCTGNICRSPMAESVFRARTVEAGLADLVEVDSAGTDGWHEGDGADPRTVSVLEDHGYGTEHTARRFDRSWFDRLDLVIALDTGHLASLRRLAPTARDAEKVRLLRSYDPAAGSDLDVPDPYYGGLDGFEECLEMVEAASDGLLAAVREQVEGRAV; from the coding sequence ATGACCTATCACGTCTGTTTCGTCTGTACGGGCAACATCTGCCGCTCCCCGATGGCCGAGTCCGTCTTCCGGGCCCGCACCGTCGAGGCCGGTCTCGCGGACCTCGTCGAGGTCGACAGCGCCGGCACCGACGGCTGGCACGAGGGCGACGGCGCCGACCCGCGCACCGTCTCCGTCCTGGAGGACCACGGCTACGGGACCGAGCACACCGCACGCAGGTTCGACCGGTCCTGGTTCGACCGTCTCGATCTCGTCATCGCCCTCGACACCGGCCACCTCGCGTCCCTCCGCCGCCTCGCGCCGACCGCGCGGGACGCGGAGAAGGTGCGGCTGCTGCGCTCGTACGACCCGGCGGCGGGCTCGGACCTCGACGTTCCCGACCCTTACTACGGGGGCCTGGACGGCTTCGAGGAGTGCCTTGAGATGGTGGAGGCGGCGAGCGACGGCCTGCTCGCCGCGGTACGCGAGCAAGTGGAGGGACGAGCGGTATGA
- a CDS encoding LysR family transcriptional regulator: protein MDLALLRTFVTVHRAGSFTRAAALLGLSQPAVTSQIRTLERQLGRPLFLRQPRGVTPTTIGDELAHKAAPHLDALVEITETGLDEDSALRTLHLAGPPEFTAERALPALTELTGEDGRGFALRASFGTAEETLEGLGAGHHDLAIGTARPRGSLFTATPLCDEEHVLVAAPGYAELIGPADGGRDGHRPGAAELAGVPVIEVHETLPFVSRYWASVFDCRPTAPGTVIVPDLRAVLACAVAGAGLAVLPRYLCASALERGAVVALHEPPVPPLRTYFLVVRSGTLALPHIARAHDWLLRAAAGWT, encoded by the coding sequence ATGGATCTGGCCCTGCTGCGCACGTTCGTGACCGTGCACCGGGCTGGTTCCTTCACCCGCGCCGCCGCGCTGCTCGGCCTCTCCCAGCCGGCCGTGACCTCCCAGATAAGGACGCTGGAACGGCAGCTGGGACGCCCCCTGTTCCTGCGCCAGCCGCGGGGTGTGACCCCGACGACCATCGGGGACGAACTCGCGCACAAGGCCGCCCCGCATCTCGACGCGCTGGTGGAGATCACCGAGACCGGCCTCGACGAGGACTCCGCCCTGCGCACCCTGCACCTCGCGGGCCCGCCGGAGTTCACCGCGGAACGGGCGCTGCCCGCGCTCACCGAGCTGACGGGCGAGGACGGCCGGGGCTTCGCGCTGCGCGCCTCCTTCGGGACCGCCGAGGAGACCTTGGAGGGGCTGGGCGCCGGGCACCATGATCTGGCCATCGGAACGGCCCGTCCGCGCGGCTCCCTGTTCACGGCGACCCCGCTCTGCGACGAGGAGCACGTCCTGGTCGCCGCCCCCGGGTACGCCGAGCTGATCGGCCCGGCGGACGGCGGGCGGGACGGCCACCGTCCGGGGGCGGCGGAGCTGGCGGGCGTCCCGGTGATCGAGGTGCACGAGACGCTGCCCTTCGTCTCCCGCTACTGGGCCTCCGTCTTCGACTGCCGGCCGACCGCGCCGGGCACCGTGATCGTGCCGGACCTGCGCGCGGTGCTCGCCTGCGCGGTCGCGGGCGCCGGGCTCGCCGTGCTGCCGCGCTATCTGTGCGCGTCCGCTCTGGAGCGCGGTGCCGTGGTGGCGCTGCACGAGCCTCCGGTGCCGCCCCTGCGCACGTACTTCCTGGTGGTCCGCTCGGGCACGCTGGCCCTTCCGCACATCGCGCGGGCGCACGACTGGCTGCTGAGGGCCGCGGCGGGCTGGACCTGA
- a CDS encoding globin domain-containing protein → MDAPTTASADNGTSGGGGGWFGTPPQPETTPNGARPPSDGGQADRRLAENIGMFGERPRVPPQRAQTAPPGPAAQDHTPPPPPAQQASPDALLIRRTMAEVEPVADKVTSYFYALLFVRHPQLRPLFPAAMDTQRDRLLKALLTAAEHIDNTEVLVAYLQNLGRGHRKYGTLPEHYPAVGECLIGALSKYASHIWDQAMEAAWVRAYTTISQVMIDAAAVDQMRAPAWWHAEVVAHDRRTPDIAVVTVRPDQPYPFLAGQYTSVETPWWPRVWRHYSFASAPRSDGLLSFHVKAVPAGWVSNALVHRARLGDVIRLGPPGGAMTVDHTSDSGLLCLGGGTGIAPIKALVEDVAEHGERRPVEVFYGARTDVDLYDINTMLRLQQAHSWLSVRAIIDQQGHIGLPDAVREFGPWNGYDAYLSGPPGMIRSGVHVLRSAGFPQERIRHDEVEELLTVDG, encoded by the coding sequence ATGGACGCTCCGACCACCGCGTCGGCCGACAACGGCACTTCGGGCGGCGGAGGCGGCTGGTTCGGCACGCCGCCCCAGCCCGAGACGACCCCGAACGGCGCACGGCCCCCGAGCGACGGCGGCCAGGCCGACCGACGACTCGCCGAGAACATCGGGATGTTCGGTGAGCGCCCACGCGTCCCCCCGCAGCGCGCCCAGACCGCCCCGCCCGGCCCGGCAGCCCAGGACCACACCCCGCCGCCGCCCCCGGCCCAACAGGCGTCACCCGACGCGCTCCTGATCCGCCGGACCATGGCGGAGGTCGAGCCGGTGGCCGACAAGGTCACCTCGTACTTCTACGCCCTGCTGTTCGTCCGCCACCCGCAACTCAGGCCGCTGTTCCCGGCCGCGATGGACACCCAGCGCGACCGGCTGCTCAAGGCGCTGCTCACCGCGGCCGAGCACATCGACAACACCGAGGTGCTGGTCGCCTACCTCCAGAACCTGGGCCGCGGCCACCGCAAGTACGGCACCCTCCCCGAGCACTACCCGGCCGTCGGCGAGTGCCTCATCGGCGCGCTGAGCAAGTACGCGTCGCACATCTGGGACCAGGCCATGGAAGCGGCCTGGGTCCGGGCGTACACGACGATCTCGCAGGTCATGATCGACGCGGCCGCCGTGGACCAGATGCGGGCGCCCGCCTGGTGGCACGCCGAGGTGGTCGCGCACGACCGCAGGACGCCTGACATAGCCGTCGTCACGGTCCGCCCCGACCAGCCGTACCCGTTCCTCGCCGGGCAGTACACGAGCGTCGAGACGCCGTGGTGGCCGCGCGTCTGGCGGCACTACTCCTTCGCCTCGGCGCCCCGCTCCGACGGACTGCTCTCCTTCCACGTGAAGGCCGTCCCGGCGGGCTGGGTCTCCAACGCCCTGGTGCACCGCGCCCGGCTCGGCGACGTCATCAGGCTCGGTCCGCCGGGCGGCGCGATGACCGTGGACCACACCAGCGACAGCGGGCTGCTCTGCCTGGGCGGCGGCACCGGCATAGCGCCGATCAAGGCCCTGGTCGAGGACGTCGCCGAACACGGCGAGCGGCGGCCGGTCGAGGTGTTCTACGGCGCCCGCACCGACGTCGACCTGTACGACATCAACACCATGCTCAGGCTCCAGCAGGCCCACTCGTGGCTCTCGGTCCGCGCGATCATCGACCAGCAGGGGCACATCGGACTTCCCGACGCCGTGCGCGAGTTCGGCCCGTGGAACGGCTACGACGCCTATCTCTCAGGGCCGCCCGGCATGATCCGCAGCGGAGTCCACGTCCTGCGCAGCGCGGGGTTCCCGCAGGAGCGCATACGCCACGACGAGGTGGAGGAACTCCTCACCGTCGACGGCTGA
- a CDS encoding cystathionine gamma-lyase — translation MSDSARETPVDDGKGDGTRAVRAGLPEPVKHEPTLPGPVFAAHFHLPGEPTGAYTYGRDENPTWTLLERAIGELEAPGRDDVETLVFASGMAAISAVLFSQLSAGDTVVLPNDGYQVLPLVRAQLEAYGVQVRTAPTGGDAQLDVLDGAKLLWIESPSNPGLDVCDIRRLVEAAHARGVLVAVDNTLATPLGQRPLELGADFAVASGTKQLTGHGDVLLGYVVGGDAGAMTAVRRWRKIVGAIPGPMEAWLAHRSVATLQLRVDRQCASALLVAQALRERPEVTGLRYPGLPDDPSHEVASRQMRRYGCVVSFTLPTRARAEAFLDALRLVDDATSFGGVRSTAERRGRWGGDAVAEGFVRLSVGAEDPEDLVADLLRALDASAR, via the coding sequence ATGAGTGATTCCGCCAGAGAAACGCCGGTGGACGACGGCAAGGGCGACGGCACGCGCGCGGTGCGGGCGGGGCTGCCCGAGCCGGTCAAGCACGAGCCGACACTGCCGGGACCGGTGTTCGCCGCCCACTTCCACCTGCCGGGGGAGCCGACCGGGGCGTACACCTACGGCCGGGACGAGAACCCCACCTGGACGCTCCTGGAGCGCGCCATCGGCGAGCTGGAGGCGCCCGGCAGGGACGACGTCGAGACGCTCGTGTTCGCCTCAGGGATGGCCGCCATCTCGGCCGTCCTCTTCTCCCAGCTGAGCGCGGGCGACACGGTGGTCCTCCCGAACGACGGCTACCAGGTGCTGCCCCTGGTGCGGGCGCAGCTGGAGGCGTACGGCGTCCAGGTGCGCACCGCGCCGACCGGCGGCGACGCCCAGCTCGACGTGCTGGACGGCGCGAAGCTGCTGTGGATCGAGTCGCCGTCCAACCCCGGGCTCGACGTCTGCGACATCCGCCGGCTGGTCGAGGCGGCGCACGCGCGGGGCGTCCTGGTCGCCGTCGACAACACGCTGGCAACGCCGCTCGGGCAGCGCCCGCTTGAGCTGGGCGCCGACTTCGCCGTGGCCAGCGGAACCAAGCAGCTCACCGGGCACGGGGACGTGCTGCTCGGATACGTCGTCGGCGGCGACGCCGGGGCCATGACCGCCGTCCGCCGCTGGCGCAAGATCGTCGGCGCGATCCCGGGGCCGATGGAGGCGTGGCTCGCCCACCGTTCGGTCGCCACGCTCCAACTGCGCGTGGACCGGCAGTGCGCGAGCGCCCTGCTGGTCGCCCAGGCGCTGCGGGAGCGGCCCGAGGTGACCGGACTGCGCTACCCGGGGCTGCCCGACGACCCGTCGCACGAGGTCGCCTCGCGGCAGATGCGGCGCTACGGGTGCGTGGTGTCGTTCACGCTACCCACGCGCGCGCGTGCCGAGGCGTTCCTGGACGCCCTGCGGCTGGTGGACGACGCGACCAGCTTCGGCGGGGTGCGCTCCACGGCCGAGCGGCGCGGGCGCTGGGGCGGGGACGCGGTCGCTGAGGGTTTCGTCCGGCTGTCGGTCGGCGCCGAGGACCCCGAGGATCTGGTGGCGGATCTGCTCCGGGCGCTGGACGCGTCCGCACGGTGA
- a CDS encoding GNAT family N-acetyltransferase — MGDLDIRPVTPDDVPAVVAMLADDPLGARRESPDDLTPYLAALERLSADPNQHLVVAVREGRVVGTLQLTIIPGLSRRGAVRSIIEAVRIHADERGSGLGTRLMEWAVDESRRQGCQLVQLTSDASRTDAHRFYERLGFTASHVGFKLQL, encoded by the coding sequence ATGGGAGACCTCGACATCCGCCCCGTCACGCCCGACGACGTACCGGCCGTCGTCGCGATGCTCGCCGACGACCCCCTTGGGGCGCGGCGCGAGTCGCCGGACGACCTGACGCCGTATCTGGCAGCCTTGGAGCGCCTCTCGGCCGACCCGAACCAGCACCTGGTCGTCGCCGTCCGGGAGGGCCGTGTCGTGGGCACGCTCCAGCTCACGATCATTCCCGGGCTCTCCCGGCGCGGCGCCGTCCGCTCCATCATCGAGGCCGTCCGCATCCACGCCGACGAGCGTGGCAGCGGTCTGGGCACCCGGCTCATGGAGTGGGCGGTCGACGAATCCCGGCGCCAGGGATGCCAGTTGGTGCAGCTGACCTCTGACGCGTCCCGCACCGACGCCCACCGCTTCTACGAGCGGCTCGGATTCACGGCCTCCCATGTGGGGTTCAAGCTCCAGCTGTGA
- a CDS encoding serine hydrolase domain-containing protein — translation MTTPHQDESPGALLPGTRRALLHRIAVGQAEGRAPSMVAAVVRDGQAVWHGSRTAGHGPDPGERVQYRIGSLTKTFTAVLVMRLRDEGALGLDDPLERHLPGTGVGEATVGELLAHAGGLAAESPAPWWERTPGSLRPGLADVLGERPLLHPAGRRFHYSNPGYTVLGALVEELRGAPWAEVLRREVLEPLGLDRTSAQPLAPYADGWAVHPWADTLMPEPVEDLGLMAPAGQLWSTTTDLARFAVFLAHGDDRVLSAASVREMRTPATVVEAADVADGTSYGLGVQIQRRGGRLLIGHSGSLPGFLANLTVSVEDDLASVVLANCTSGPPIATIGADLVRIVAEAEPRLPAPWRPLPAVDPSVLELAGPWYWGTNAFALRLTADGMVSLGPLTGGGRRSRFRANGDGTWTGLEGYYAGELLRAVRRPDGTVDHLDLGSFVFTRQPYEEGASVPGGVDPDGWRGIG, via the coding sequence ATGACGACACCTCATCAGGACGAGTCGCCGGGGGCGTTGCTGCCCGGTACCCGCCGTGCGCTGCTGCACCGGATCGCCGTGGGGCAGGCCGAGGGGCGGGCGCCGTCGATGGTCGCGGCCGTCGTGCGGGACGGGCAGGCCGTGTGGCACGGGTCCAGGACCGCCGGGCACGGACCCGACCCGGGTGAGCGGGTGCAGTACCGGATCGGCTCCCTCACCAAGACGTTCACCGCCGTCCTGGTGATGCGGCTGCGCGACGAAGGCGCCCTCGGACTCGACGACCCGCTGGAGCGGCACCTGCCGGGCACCGGCGTGGGGGAGGCCACCGTCGGTGAGCTGCTCGCCCACGCGGGTGGTCTCGCCGCGGAGTCACCGGCGCCCTGGTGGGAGCGGACCCCCGGGTCGCTGCGCCCGGGGCTCGCCGACGTCCTGGGCGAGAGGCCGCTGCTCCACCCGGCCGGCCGGCGCTTCCACTACTCCAACCCCGGCTACACCGTGCTCGGCGCCCTCGTCGAGGAACTGCGCGGTGCCCCCTGGGCGGAGGTACTTCGGCGTGAAGTGCTCGAACCCCTGGGCCTTGACCGCACGAGCGCCCAGCCGCTGGCCCCCTACGCGGACGGCTGGGCCGTGCACCCGTGGGCCGACACCCTCATGCCCGAACCCGTCGAGGACCTCGGTCTGATGGCCCCGGCGGGCCAGCTCTGGTCCACCACCACGGACCTGGCCCGCTTCGCGGTCTTCCTCGCGCACGGCGACGACCGGGTGCTGAGCGCCGCGTCGGTGCGTGAGATGCGGACACCGGCGACGGTGGTCGAGGCCGCGGATGTCGCGGACGGCACCTCCTACGGGCTCGGCGTGCAGATCCAGCGGCGCGGCGGACGGCTGCTGATCGGGCACTCCGGATCGCTGCCGGGCTTCCTGGCGAACCTCACCGTCAGCGTCGAGGACGACCTCGCTTCCGTCGTCCTCGCCAACTGCACGTCGGGCCCGCCGATCGCCACCATCGGCGCCGACCTCGTCCGGATCGTCGCCGAGGCCGAACCGCGCCTTCCCGCGCCGTGGCGGCCGCTGCCCGCAGTGGATCCCTCCGTGCTGGAGTTGGCGGGGCCCTGGTACTGGGGGACGAACGCCTTCGCGCTGCGCCTCACGGCCGACGGCATGGTCTCGCTGGGTCCGCTCACGGGCGGCGGACGCCGCTCGCGCTTCCGCGCCAACGGCGACGGGACCTGGACCGGCCTTGAGGGCTACTACGCCGGAGAGCTTCTGCGGGCCGTACGGCGGCCGGACGGGACCGTGGACCATCTGGACCTCGGGTCCTTCGTTTTCACGCGCCAGCCGTACGAGGAGGGGGCTTCCGTGCCGGGCGGGGTCGATCCGGACGGGTGGCGGGGGATCGGCTAG
- a CDS encoding dihydrofolate reductase family protein, with protein sequence MRKLIYGMNLSLDGYIAAPGDDIGWSTPSDELFQFWSDRLQATELSLYGRKLWESMSSYWPTGDQQPDATPAEIEFARRWRDMSKVVFSSTVDAVDWNTRLVTGDAVAEITRLKAEDGGPMDIAGATLAGAAMRAGLIDEYVLATAPVLVGGGTPFFTALDNWVNLNLVETRTLPGGVTLTRYETRR encoded by the coding sequence ATGCGGAAACTGATCTACGGCATGAACCTGTCCCTGGACGGCTACATCGCCGCGCCCGGCGACGACATCGGCTGGAGCACGCCGAGCGACGAGCTGTTCCAGTTCTGGTCCGACCGGTTGCAGGCGACCGAGCTGTCGCTGTACGGGCGCAAGCTGTGGGAGTCGATGAGCTCCTACTGGCCGACCGGCGACCAGCAGCCCGACGCGACCCCGGCGGAGATCGAGTTCGCGCGCCGTTGGCGGGACATGTCGAAGGTGGTGTTCTCCTCGACGGTCGACGCGGTCGACTGGAACACCCGGCTGGTCACCGGCGACGCGGTCGCCGAGATCACCCGGCTCAAGGCCGAGGACGGCGGCCCGATGGACATCGCCGGCGCGACGCTCGCCGGGGCGGCCATGCGGGCCGGGCTGATCGACGAGTACGTGCTGGCCACCGCGCCGGTCCTGGTGGGCGGCGGCACACCGTTCTTCACCGCGCTGGACAACTGGGTGAACCTGAACCTGGTGGAGACCCGGACGCTTCCCGGCGGCGTGACCCTGACCAGGTACGAGACGAGACGCTGA